A single Halarcobacter anaerophilus DNA region contains:
- a CDS encoding cytochrome c3 family protein, whose protein sequence is MKTKVKATFLFCFFLLLSCLYANSQQEESTTLSSNSDAKIKVTPEQKEKYHLKPVHAQLYFDCIFCHEGQGNNPENFEAPDEEVCLACHKSKLYLAKRLEFMDTLKANPHNSVHDGPNLYCDECHREHEPSVNMCSECHLKEIKNNIWMKATP, encoded by the coding sequence ATGAAAACTAAAGTTAAAGCAACTTTTCTATTTTGCTTTTTTTTACTTTTATCTTGTTTATATGCAAATTCTCAGCAAGAAGAGAGCACAACGCTCTCTTCTAATAGTGATGCAAAAATAAAAGTTACGCCTGAACAGAAAGAAAAATATCATTTGAAACCTGTACATGCGCAGTTATATTTTGATTGTATCTTTTGTCATGAGGGGCAAGGCAATAATCCCGAAAATTTTGAGGCTCCTGATGAAGAGGTTTGTTTAGCCTGTCATAAATCAAAACTATATCTTGCAAAAAGACTTGAATTTATGGATACTTTAAAGGCAAATCCTCATAATTCTGTACATGATGGACCAAATCTATATTGTGATGAGTGCCATAGAGAGCATGAACCTTCGGTTAATATGTGTTCAGAATGTCATTTAAAAGAGATTAAAAACAATATATGGATGAAGGCTACACCATGA
- a CDS encoding c-type cytochrome, whose product MDIIGQFPLFYFPEYGSAWMMGMTGTIHILVSHTSVGAAMLFAFLAYKAYKENRTDLYPYMKKYGMFLLIFSYVVGSITGPGIWYTATAASPRGISALIHNFVWVWATEWVFFVYEVIGVFVLVYFIDKIDKKTHLKLTYTFAIASVGTLALIIGIISFMMWPGTAAYYATGSASDAFFGINTFPHMFLRIGFMIMMSGVIGLVISSAMKKENAELSQELTKKMGYISLFGGFVTMFFFMWYMGTLPDNAHAVFNITKGSVIQTRIILAIVFSAYFLIAILRPKIINTPIASIMIAVILLAGLWPGEKLRESMRKPYVAGQYIYSNQIISRDVEGKGIKSELPLIAQKGLLKVNPFVPERLRVITDENKLEVGELLTKMSCSNCHSLEKTGVYRPLKDRLTGMDKEGVKAILYAIGNGGMPYMPTLKLPDEEYDAIAEYIASLKY is encoded by the coding sequence ATGGATATAATAGGGCAATTTCCGTTGTTTTATTTTCCTGAGTACGGAAGTGCTTGGATGATGGGTATGACAGGTACAATACATATACTTGTATCTCATACTTCTGTTGGTGCGGCAATGCTTTTTGCGTTTTTAGCTTACAAAGCATATAAAGAAAATAGAACGGATTTATATCCGTATATGAAAAAGTACGGAATGTTTTTACTCATTTTCTCTTATGTAGTCGGTTCGATTACAGGTCCGGGGATATGGTATACGGCAACGGCGGCAAGTCCAAGGGGAATTAGTGCATTAATACACAATTTCGTTTGGGTCTGGGCTACAGAATGGGTATTCTTTGTTTATGAGGTTATCGGTGTATTTGTTCTTGTCTATTTTATAGATAAAATAGATAAAAAAACACATCTTAAATTAACTTATACTTTTGCTATTGCTTCTGTAGGAACGTTAGCTTTGATTATCGGTATTATCAGTTTTATGATGTGGCCTGGAACTGCTGCTTATTATGCAACAGGAAGTGCAAGTGATGCATTCTTCGGTATTAATACTTTTCCACATATGTTTTTAAGAATTGGTTTTATGATAATGATGTCAGGTGTTATCGGACTTGTTATTTCGAGTGCAATGAAAAAAGAGAATGCAGAACTTTCACAAGAACTAACTAAAAAAATGGGTTATATCAGTTTATTCGGCGGCTTTGTAACGATGTTCTTCTTTATGTGGTACATGGGAACGCTACCTGATAATGCTCATGCAGTATTTAATATTACAAAAGGTTCGGTAATTCAAACTAGAATTATTTTAGCTATTGTTTTCTCTGCATATTTCTTAATCGCTATTTTAAGACCAAAAATAATAAATACTCCAATTGCGTCAATTATGATTGCAGTTATTTTACTTGCCGGATTATGGCCTGGAGAAAAACTTAGAGAATCTATGAGAAAACCTTATGTTGCAGGTCAATATATCTACTCAAATCAAATAATAAGTAGAGATGTTGAAGGAAAAGGTATAAAAAGTGAACTTCCTTTAATAGCCCAAAAAGGTCTTTTAAAAGTTAATCCTTTTGTCCCTGAAAGATTAAGAGTTATCACAGATGAGAATAAACTTGAAGTAGGAGAACTTTTAACTAAAATGTCATGCTCAAACTGCCACTCTTTGGAAAAAACAGGAGTATATAGACCGTTAAAAGATAGATTAACAGGTATGGATAAAGAGGGTGTTAAAGCTATTCTTTATGCAATAGGAAATGGTGGGATGCCTTATATGCCTACTTTAAAATTACCAGATGAAGAATATGATGCAATTGCCGAATATATTGCATCTTTGAAATATTAA
- a CDS encoding cytochrome c3 family protein: MKRPIIFILLLIIIGVLIGVSISYGTYYGINKTGSENFCVSCHEMDSVVMSYKDDVHGGKGELGASARCVDCHLPHDSLVNYIYTKATTGLAEVGVHFLGNLDEIDWQEKRYHRQFYVYDSGCLQCHGNVLDNTLSSSSKQAQKMHKHYKKLKGTKKEIKCASCHFDAGHKGLRNFLNYYKPEYSIYKDKMEEKKEEVQQKYKRYGVEVDEE, translated from the coding sequence ATGAAAAGACCTATAATATTTATACTATTGTTAATAATAATCGGGGTATTAATAGGAGTTAGCATCTCTTATGGGACTTATTACGGAATTAATAAAACAGGAAGTGAAAACTTTTGTGTTTCATGCCATGAAATGGATTCTGTAGTTATGTCATACAAAGATGATGTACACGGTGGAAAAGGAGAATTAGGTGCTAGTGCCAGATGTGTGGATTGTCACCTGCCTCATGACAGTTTAGTTAACTATATTTATACTAAAGCTACCACAGGTTTAGCTGAGGTTGGAGTTCACTTTTTAGGAAATTTAGATGAAATTGATTGGCAGGAAAAAAGATATCATCGTCAATTTTATGTTTATGACTCGGGATGTTTACAATGTCATGGAAATGTATTAGATAATACACTTTCATCTTCTTCAAAACAGGCTCAAAAAATGCATAAACATTATAAAAAACTAAAAGGTACAAAAAAAGAGATAAAATGTGCTTCTTGCCACTTTGATGCGGGGCATAAAGGTTTACGTAATTTTCTAAATTATTATAAACCTGAATATAGCATATACAAAGATAAAATGGAAGAGAAAAAAGAAGAAGTTCAACAAAAATACAAAAGATACGGAGTAGAAGTTGATGAAGAGTAA
- a CDS encoding flavocytochrome c, whose translation MANVSRRNFFKIGAVGAGMIALGSTAANADTKKVKYDEEYDVVIIGSGFAALSAAITSAEKGNKVVIVEKMGRIGGNSVINGGLLAVVHSPKQKAEGVQDSVELYMKDSMKAGRNINHPELLKVIATRSNDALNLVQKCGAKFYDKLSHLGGHSVPRTYLSANGSGSGIVIPMFNYLKKMPNVTIKRRTKFEEFILDDTGSVVGILAKEKYRFDSKLKDDDRENKTGKEKYYKAKKGVVMASGGFSRDIFYRKQQDPRISDDADSTNQPGATAGALLKAFEVGAVPVHVSWIQFGPWACPDEKGFGAASNFNINATFRYGISVNAKTGKRYMNELADRRTRATAMFKLVNDNKNYPINICDQTAVDNIIPELAEKALKAGVVKKYNTIEDLAAAYGIPLKELKETIKQYNNYVKAGKDPDFGKPVDKADGVQIAKAPFYGTKGVPKLHHTMGGLKINTKAQVISTKTKEPIPGLYAAGEITGGTHGASRLGSCSIPDCLVFGMIAGENI comes from the coding sequence ATGGCTAATGTTTCAAGACGTAATTTTTTTAAAATTGGTGCTGTTGGGGCCGGAATGATTGCTCTAGGAAGTACAGCTGCAAATGCTGATACAAAAAAAGTAAAATATGATGAAGAGTATGATGTTGTAATTATCGGTTCAGGGTTTGCCGCTTTATCTGCTGCAATTACTTCTGCCGAAAAAGGAAATAAAGTTGTTATAGTTGAAAAAATGGGACGTATCGGTGGTAACTCCGTTATTAACGGCGGGCTTTTAGCTGTTGTCCATAGTCCCAAACAAAAAGCTGAAGGGGTGCAAGATTCTGTTGAATTATATATGAAAGATAGTATGAAAGCAGGAAGAAATATAAATCATCCTGAACTATTAAAAGTTATAGCAACACGTAGTAATGATGCCCTAAATTTAGTGCAAAAATGCGGAGCAAAATTTTATGATAAACTTTCTCACTTGGGAGGACATTCAGTTCCAAGAACATATTTATCGGCAAACGGTAGCGGTTCGGGAATTGTAATTCCTATGTTTAATTATTTAAAAAAAATGCCTAACGTAACAATTAAAAGAAGAACAAAATTCGAGGAATTTATTTTAGATGACACAGGCAGTGTAGTCGGTATTTTAGCTAAAGAAAAATATAGATTTGACAGTAAATTAAAAGATGACGACAGAGAAAACAAAACAGGAAAAGAAAAATATTATAAAGCTAAAAAAGGCGTAGTTATGGCAAGCGGCGGTTTTAGTAGAGATATTTTCTATAGAAAACAACAAGACCCTAGAATTTCGGATGATGCCGATTCTACAAATCAACCTGGAGCTACAGCAGGAGCTTTATTAAAAGCATTTGAAGTAGGAGCTGTTCCGGTTCATGTTTCTTGGATTCAATTTGGACCTTGGGCTTGTCCTGATGAAAAAGGTTTCGGAGCAGCCTCAAACTTTAATATCAATGCTACTTTTAGATACGGTATTTCCGTTAATGCAAAAACAGGTAAAAGATATATGAATGAACTTGCAGACAGACGTACAAGAGCTACTGCGATGTTTAAACTTGTAAACGATAACAAAAATTATCCTATTAATATTTGTGATCAAACAGCAGTTGACAATATTATTCCTGAACTTGCAGAAAAAGCACTAAAAGCAGGTGTTGTAAAAAAATATAACACTATTGAAGATTTAGCGGCAGCATACGGTATTCCGCTTAAAGAACTAAAAGAGACTATTAAACAATACAATAATTATGTTAAAGCAGGAAAAGATCCTGACTTTGGTAAACCTGTTGATAAAGCAGATGGCGTACAAATTGCTAAAGCGCCGTTTTACGGTACAAAAGGCGTTCCTAAACTTCACCATACAATGGGTGGTTTAAAAATCAATACTAAAGCCCAAGTTATATCAACAAAAACAAAAGAACCGATACCGGGATTATACGCAGCGGGTGAAATAACAGGAGGAACTCACGGAGCAAGTAGATTGGGAAGTTGTTCTATCCCTGATTGTTTGGTATTTGGTATGATAGCAGGAGAAAATATATAA
- the rsmG gene encoding 16S rRNA (guanine(527)-N(7))-methyltransferase RsmG yields the protein MALEKLLKEINVDKEFEKRCEVFISLLQKWGRVHNLSGRLSTEDIKENIEDSISPLKFIDSYESFADIGTGAGYPGLILAMANSKAKAYLIEPRQKRVSFLNFVKNSLGLENIDIIAKRVETVDNIKVDLITSRAVTNTKLLLSLTEGIKKDNTSYLFYKGSLLKEEIEEIKLNNYSVVNRNERNYLYIKGN from the coding sequence ATGGCTCTTGAAAAACTTTTAAAAGAGATTAATGTAGATAAAGAGTTTGAAAAAAGATGTGAAGTTTTTATATCACTACTTCAAAAATGGGGTAGAGTTCATAACTTAAGCGGAAGATTATCTACAGAAGATATAAAGGAGAATATAGAAGATTCTATCTCTCCTTTAAAATTTATTGATTCATATGAAAGTTTTGCCGATATTGGAACGGGTGCCGGTTATCCGGGATTGATACTTGCAATGGCAAACTCAAAAGCAAAAGCTTATTTAATTGAACCAAGACAAAAAAGAGTCTCTTTTTTAAATTTCGTTAAAAACTCTTTAGGACTTGAAAATATAGATATAATTGCAAAAAGAGTTGAAACAGTTGATAATATAAAAGTCGACTTGATAACTTCAAGAGCAGTAACAAATACAAAACTACTTTTAAGTTTAACAGAAGGTATAAAAAAAGATAATACCTCTTATCTCTTTTATAAAGGTTCTTTATTAAAAGAGGAAATTGAAGAGATAAAATTAAATAACTACAGCGTTGTAAATAGAAATGAAAGAAACTATTTATATATAAAAGGAAATTAA
- a CDS encoding PAS domain-containing sensor histidine kinase yields the protein MGKTYQEAIENSNIVSKTDVDGVITFVNDEFCKISGFTKEELIGSNHNIVRHPDVPKENFTLLWDTILSKKPYKTTVKNKCKDGSTVYLNTTITPILDEEENVKEFIAIRYDVTKEVELKETLQKKEEELELLNKTLEQRVLEQTAQLIELNQTLEQRVEEEIAKNEEKQKMLFWQSRMASLGQMLANIAHQWRQPLTELSLTMFNIKKSAKSSDLKKLDEYYKDSLIIIDNMSQTIDDFSNFFNPNKPKEKFLLCDAINESLLITKKLLQKENIFIKKEFQEIEVFGVLNEFSQVIINLIQNSSEAFKLNNIEDKKILIKTEKKDNKVLIIFKDNAGGVKKKDLEKIFEPYFTTKHQSNGTGLGLFMSKMIIEKSLDGEIEALNSDSGLEFIIKIPLGE from the coding sequence ATGGGAAAAACTTACCAAGAAGCTATTGAAAATTCCAACATCGTATCAAAAACGGATGTTGACGGTGTAATAACTTTTGTAAATGATGAATTTTGTAAAATTTCCGGGTTTACAAAAGAGGAACTTATTGGAAGTAACCATAATATAGTAAGACATCCGGATGTCCCAAAAGAGAATTTTACTCTTCTTTGGGACACTATTTTAAGTAAAAAACCCTACAAAACTACTGTAAAGAATAAATGCAAAGACGGTTCAACAGTATACTTAAATACTACAATAACCCCTATTTTGGATGAAGAAGAAAATGTAAAAGAGTTTATTGCTATTAGATATGATGTAACAAAAGAGGTTGAATTAAAAGAGACTCTTCAAAAAAAAGAAGAAGAGTTAGAACTTTTAAATAAAACTTTAGAACAAAGAGTTTTAGAACAAACTGCTCAATTAATCGAACTAAATCAGACTTTGGAACAAAGAGTTGAAGAGGAGATTGCAAAAAATGAAGAGAAGCAAAAAATGCTCTTCTGGCAATCTAGAATGGCAAGTTTAGGTCAAATGCTTGCAAATATTGCACACCAATGGAGACAACCCTTAACAGAACTTAGCCTTACTATGTTTAATATCAAAAAAAGTGCAAAAAGTTCTGACTTAAAAAAACTTGATGAATATTATAAAGACTCTTTGATTATAATAGATAATATGTCTCAAACTATAGATGATTTTTCAAACTTTTTTAATCCAAATAAACCAAAAGAGAAATTTTTACTTTGTGATGCTATTAATGAATCTCTTCTTATAACAAAAAAACTTCTTCAAAAAGAGAATATTTTTATAAAAAAAGAGTTTCAAGAGATTGAAGTTTTTGGAGTTTTAAATGAATTTTCACAAGTTATTATTAATCTTATTCAAAATTCAAGCGAAGCTTTTAAACTTAATAATATAGAAGATAAAAAAATTTTAATAAAAACAGAAAAAAAAGACAACAAAGTATTAATAATATTTAAAGATAATGCAGGCGGCGTAAAAAAGAAAGATTTAGAAAAGATATTTGAACCTTATTTTACGACAAAACATCAAAGTAACGGAACCGGACTTGGATTATTTATGTCAAAAATGATTATTGAAAAGAGTTTAGACGGTGAAATTGAAGCGTTAAACAGCGATAGCGGCTTAGAATTTATAATCAAAATTCCTTTAGGAGAGTAG
- the ribA gene encoding GTP cyclohydrolase II, with translation MNIEKSNIANLPTRYGKFKIRAYKQDHQEHLAIMSQDFETLAAPYVRIHSECLTGDTLGSLKCDCQNQLDLALKFIAQNGGLVIYHRQEGRNIGLLNKVNAYALQDQGRNTIEANLELGFGEDDRDYGIVEEIFKDLNIKKLKLITNNPEKIKYVESLGVEIVERIPAITKSNKYNENYINTKKEKMGHMF, from the coding sequence ATGAATATAGAAAAATCAAATATTGCAAATCTACCTACAAGATACGGAAAATTTAAAATAAGAGCTTACAAACAAGATCACCAAGAACACTTAGCAATTATGAGTCAAGATTTTGAGACTTTAGCTGCACCTTATGTAAGAATTCACTCTGAATGTTTAACAGGAGATACATTAGGAAGTTTAAAATGTGATTGCCAAAATCAATTGGATTTAGCTCTTAAATTTATAGCGCAAAACGGTGGATTAGTAATTTATCACAGACAAGAAGGAAGAAATATAGGTCTTCTAAATAAGGTAAATGCCTATGCATTACAAGATCAAGGAAGAAATACTATTGAAGCTAATTTAGAACTTGGTTTTGGAGAAGATGACAGGGATTACGGCATAGTTGAAGAGATATTTAAAGATTTGAATATAAAAAAACTAAAACTAATAACAAATAATCCGGAAAAGATTAAATATGTTGAATCTTTAGGTGTTGAAATTGTAGAAAGAATTCCTGCAATTACAAAATCAAATAAATATAATGAAAATTATATAAACACTAAAAAAGAGAAAATGGGGCATATGTTTTAA
- the hemB gene encoding porphobilinogen synthase, which produces MFKRFRRLRINETLRNLVQETVLTKNDFIYPLFVREGENIKEEVKSMPGVFQMSIDEILKECEYIRSIGLKSIILFGIPDVKDSVGSECLCEDSIIARTIRAIKAKFPDMFISTDLCFCEYTDHGHCGILDPKTQTVDNDKTLEISAQQAIVHAKAGADMIAPSGMMDGIIETLRTALDENGFKDLPIMAYSTKFASAYYGPFRDVAESTPSFGDRRSYQMNPANRLEALEESLEDERQGADILMVKPALAFMDVLRDLRNSTNLPVCAYNVSGEYAMLKHAGIAGLIDYERVMMETLTGFKRAGADMIITYHAKEACELLDKK; this is translated from the coding sequence ATGTTTAAAAGATTTAGAAGATTAAGAATTAATGAGACTCTAAGAAATCTGGTACAAGAAACCGTATTAACAAAAAATGATTTTATTTATCCACTTTTCGTTAGAGAAGGTGAAAATATAAAAGAAGAAGTTAAATCAATGCCGGGTGTTTTCCAAATGAGTATTGATGAGATTTTAAAAGAGTGCGAATATATTAGATCAATAGGATTAAAATCAATTATTTTATTCGGTATTCCTGATGTAAAAGACTCTGTAGGAAGTGAATGTTTATGTGAAGACAGTATAATAGCTAGAACAATAAGAGCAATTAAAGCAAAATTTCCTGATATGTTTATTTCAACCGATTTATGTTTTTGTGAATATACAGATCACGGACATTGCGGAATTTTGGATCCCAAAACACAAACAGTGGACAATGATAAAACTTTGGAAATTTCGGCTCAACAAGCAATTGTTCATGCAAAAGCGGGTGCTGATATGATTGCACCTTCGGGAATGATGGACGGAATTATTGAAACTTTAAGAACTGCATTAGATGAAAACGGATTTAAAGATCTTCCTATTATGGCATATTCAACTAAATTTGCAAGTGCTTATTACGGACCGTTTAGAGATGTTGCAGAATCTACTCCGTCATTTGGAGATAGAAGATCTTATCAAATGAATCCTGCAAATAGACTTGAAGCTTTAGAAGAATCATTAGAAGATGAGAGACAAGGTGCAGATATTTTGATGGTTAAACCGGCTTTAGCATTTATGGATGTATTAAGAGATTTAAGAAACAGTACAAATCTTCCTGTTTGTGCATATAACGTAAGCGGTGAATATGCAATGTTAAAACATGCAGGAATAGCAGGATTGATAGATTATGAAAGAGTTATGATGGAGACTTTGACAGGTTTCAAAAGAGCGGGTGCTGATATGATTATTACTTATCATGCAAAAGAGGCTTGTGAATTATTAGATAAAAAATAG
- a CDS encoding PP0621 family protein, translating into MIFKILSILAVIFLVYLVFFKKDREKSVKVDEEKIEDEMVECPTCGTYVSKKEGILSNGYYYCSKECLEKKKR; encoded by the coding sequence ATGATTTTTAAAATACTTTCGATTCTTGCAGTTATTTTTCTTGTTTATTTGGTATTTTTTAAAAAAGATAGAGAAAAAAGTGTTAAAGTAGATGAAGAAAAAATAGAAGACGAAATGGTCGAATGTCCTACATGCGGAACTTATGTTTCTAAAAAAGAGGGTATTTTAAGCAATGGTTATTACTATTGTTCAAAAGAGTGTTTAGAAAAGAAAAAGAGGTAA
- a CDS encoding response regulator transcription factor, with protein MNNKEKILKELKILFVEDEINISKLLKDALADYFFSFTIANNGEEGLEKYKKINPDIIITDIMMPKLDGLEMTKRIREENETIPIIVLSAFSDKEKLLKAIDIGITKYFIKPFDPEEVLEYLCAIAKKLNKNRIVYLNKNFSFDRNTNNLYEDNVLVNITKREKSFINLLIKNKNDITSVDELKETLWEEEEISDERVRTFIKRLRKKTSKELIKNIAGQGYLIISDTI; from the coding sequence TTGAATAATAAAGAAAAAATTTTAAAAGAGCTTAAAATTTTATTTGTAGAGGATGAGATTAATATCTCAAAACTTTTAAAAGATGCTTTAGCTGACTATTTTTTCTCTTTTACTATTGCAAATAACGGTGAAGAGGGCTTGGAAAAATATAAAAAAATCAATCCTGATATCATAATTACTGATATAATGATGCCCAAATTAGACGGTTTGGAAATGACTAAAAGAATAAGAGAAGAAAATGAAACTATTCCTATTATCGTACTTAGTGCCTTTTCAGATAAAGAAAAACTTTTAAAAGCTATAGATATAGGTATTACCAAATATTTTATAAAACCCTTTGATCCTGAAGAAGTTTTGGAGTATTTATGTGCCATAGCGAAAAAACTGAATAAAAACAGAATTGTTTATCTAAATAAAAACTTTAGCTTTGATAGAAATACAAATAATCTTTATGAAGATAATGTTTTAGTGAATATAACAAAAAGAGAAAAGAGTTTTATTAATCTATTAATAAAAAATAAAAATGATATCACAAGCGTAGATGAATTAAAAGAGACTCTTTGGGAAGAAGAAGAAATCTCTGATGAAAGAGTAAGAACTTTTATAAAAAGATTACGAAAAAAAACCTCAAAAGAGTTGATAAAAAATATTGCGGGACAAGGATATCTAATCATATCCGACACTATTTAA
- the nrdD gene encoding anaerobic ribonucleoside-triphosphate reductase — translation MKSLEPSKLQEKRTKCIVYTRVMGYHRPVESFNIGKKGEHKQRVKFVEKNYL, via the coding sequence ATGAAAAGCTTAGAGCCTAGTAAATTACAAGAAAAAAGAACAAAATGTATTGTTTATACAAGAGTTATGGGATACCACAGACCTGTTGAGAGTTTTAATATCGGTAAAAAAGGTGAACATAAACAAAGGGTGAAATTCGTTGAAAAAAATTATCTATGA
- a CDS encoding response regulator transcription factor: MLDISILKKLSKINVLVVDSNKITIQKLKNALSLYCKNVYFAKDGIEGFELFQRNRPDVIISDINLPELNGLEMVHLIHEISPSIPVIIATANDSSKNILESIKQGVYTYLRKPIAIEELQIALLLAAKNIYNSKIYLDKGFIYDKESKLLFTADKNEVPLTKLEKELLHLLISNINKIVEYSTIENYVWQNRSMSIKALRMRIKEIRHKTYCNIIENISGCGYRINSYK; the protein is encoded by the coding sequence ATGCTAGATATAAGTATCTTAAAAAAACTTTCAAAAATCAATGTTTTAGTTGTAGACAGCAATAAAATAACCATACAAAAATTAAAAAATGCTTTAAGTTTATATTGTAAAAATGTCTACTTTGCAAAAGACGGAATAGAAGGTTTTGAACTTTTTCAAAGAAACAGACCTGATGTGATTATTTCGGATATTAATCTACCTGAGCTAAACGGTTTGGAAATGGTACACTTAATACATGAAATTTCTCCTAGCATACCTGTTATAATTGCTACAGCCAACGACTCATCAAAAAACATTTTAGAGAGTATAAAACAAGGTGTTTACACCTATTTAAGAAAACCTATAGCAATAGAAGAGCTTCAAATAGCTTTATTATTGGCTGCAAAAAATATCTATAATTCAAAAATCTATTTAGATAAAGGATTTATATACGACAAAGAGTCTAAACTGCTTTTTACAGCAGATAAAAATGAAGTCCCTCTTACAAAGTTGGAAAAAGAGTTATTGCATCTGTTAATTTCAAATATAAATAAAATAGTAGAGTATTCAACAATTGAAAATTATGTTTGGCAAAACAGAAGTATGAGTATAAAAGCTTTAAGAATGAGAATAAAAGAGATTAGACATAAAACTTATTGCAATATTATAGAAAATATTTCAGGTTGCGGTTACAGAATCAATAGTTATAAATAA
- a CDS encoding anaerobic ribonucleoside-triphosphate reductase activating protein — MKKIIYDITPFTTVDYKDHLSCIAWFISCNMRCLYCYNPNIVNSKSGEYTIEDLIDFLKKRVGLLDAVVLSGGEATNHNLVDICNLIKELGYKIKLDTNGFNPKMVEKLISFDLIDYIALDYKAPAYKFKEITKTTFNEKFFDTLDLLVDKNFAFEVRTTVHSNLLNENDINKIILDLKNREYQGIYYLQKYLHVDDTLGFTNEATNIFDKTLLFKDLIPIEFRNY, encoded by the coding sequence TTGAAAAAAATTATCTATGATATAACGCCTTTTACAACTGTTGATTATAAAGATCATTTATCTTGTATTGCATGGTTTATATCATGCAATATGAGATGTCTTTATTGCTATAACCCCAATATTGTAAACTCAAAAAGCGGGGAATATACGATTGAAGATTTAATTGATTTTCTGAAAAAAAGAGTAGGGTTGCTTGATGCCGTAGTTTTAAGTGGAGGAGAAGCGACAAATCATAATTTGGTTGATATTTGCAATTTAATTAAAGAGTTGGGATATAAGATAAAACTCGATACTAACGGTTTTAATCCAAAAATGGTAGAGAAGCTTATATCTTTTGATTTAATAGATTATATAGCACTTGATTATAAAGCTCCTGCTTATAAATTTAAAGAGATAACAAAAACGACTTTTAACGAAAAATTTTTTGATACTTTAGATTTGTTGGTTGATAAGAATTTTGCTTTTGAAGTTAGAACTACGGTTCATTCTAATTTATTAAATGAAAATGATATAAATAAAATTATATTGGATTTAAAAAACAGAGAGTATCAAGGAATCTATTATTTGCAAAAATATCTGCATGTTGATGATACTTTGGGCTTTACAAATGAAGCTACAAATATTTTTGATAAAACTCTTTTATTTAAAGATTTGATTCCAATAGAGTTTAGAAATTATTAA